One Nocardioides aromaticivorans genomic window carries:
- a CDS encoding aldehyde dehydrogenase family protein encodes MTDLLVPTDTAVLPQVREWLSRPKGLFIGGAWTDAASGRTFETRDPATGQVLTEVAHGEAVDVDRAVRAARKAFEGEWSLWTPAQRQRLLFRIGEAIYEHAEELAQLEALDNGKSAAVAQAVDVTWVAELFQYYAGWATKIEGRTIPVSVPWAPGTQWHAYTLREPVGVCGAIVPWNFPLLMAAFKIPVALTCGNTVVLKPAEDTPLTALRLAEIMADCGLPDGVFNVVTGYGDAGAALAAHDDVDKIAFTGSTEVGKLIVDAAKGNLKKVSLELGGKSPQVVYADANLDLAIPGTASGFLFNHGQTCTSGTRLLVEDKIFEEFTQGVAEVAAASRLGPGLDPTSEVGPLVSQTQLDRVLGYVDQGLRDGARALTGGRRHGDEGYYVEPTVLVDVDSSFSVYREEIFGPVVVATPFNAEEGVVAAANDTPYGLAASVWTRDVTKAHRTARQIKAGTVWINCHNAFDAAMPFGGFKQSGWGRELGASAIDAYTEQKSVNALLA; translated from the coding sequence ATGACCGACCTGCTCGTGCCCACCGACACCGCCGTCCTGCCCCAGGTGCGGGAGTGGCTGTCCCGGCCCAAGGGCCTGTTCATCGGCGGGGCGTGGACCGACGCCGCCTCCGGCCGCACCTTCGAGACGCGCGACCCGGCGACCGGCCAGGTGCTCACCGAGGTGGCCCACGGCGAGGCGGTCGACGTCGACCGTGCCGTGCGCGCCGCCCGCAAGGCCTTCGAGGGCGAGTGGTCGCTGTGGACGCCGGCCCAGCGCCAGCGCCTGCTCTTCCGGATCGGCGAGGCGATCTACGAGCACGCCGAGGAGCTGGCCCAGCTCGAGGCCCTCGACAACGGCAAGTCCGCCGCGGTGGCGCAGGCCGTCGACGTCACCTGGGTCGCGGAGCTCTTCCAGTATTACGCCGGCTGGGCCACCAAGATCGAGGGCCGCACCATCCCGGTGTCCGTGCCGTGGGCGCCCGGCACCCAGTGGCACGCCTACACGCTGCGCGAGCCGGTCGGCGTGTGCGGCGCGATCGTGCCGTGGAACTTCCCGCTGCTGATGGCCGCCTTCAAGATCCCGGTCGCCCTCACCTGCGGCAACACGGTCGTGCTCAAGCCGGCCGAGGACACCCCGCTCACCGCCCTGCGACTCGCCGAGATCATGGCCGACTGCGGCCTGCCGGACGGCGTCTTCAACGTCGTGACCGGGTACGGCGACGCGGGCGCCGCCCTTGCCGCGCACGACGACGTCGACAAGATCGCCTTCACCGGGTCGACCGAGGTCGGCAAGCTGATCGTCGACGCCGCCAAGGGCAACCTGAAGAAGGTCAGCCTCGAGCTCGGCGGCAAGAGCCCGCAGGTCGTGTACGCCGACGCCAACCTCGACCTCGCCATCCCGGGCACGGCGTCGGGCTTCCTCTTCAACCACGGCCAGACCTGCACCAGCGGCACCCGGCTGCTCGTCGAGGACAAGATCTTCGAGGAGTTCACCCAGGGCGTCGCCGAGGTCGCCGCGGCGAGCAGGCTGGGGCCCGGCCTCGACCCGACCAGCGAGGTCGGCCCGCTCGTCTCCCAGACCCAGCTCGACCGCGTCCTCGGGTACGTCGACCAGGGGCTCCGCGACGGTGCCCGGGCCCTGACCGGCGGCCGGCGCCACGGCGACGAGGGCTACTACGTCGAGCCGACCGTGCTGGTCGACGTCGACTCGTCCTTCAGCGTCTATCGCGAGGAGATCTTCGGGCCGGTGGTGGTCGCGACGCCGTTCAACGCCGAGGAGGGCGTCGTGGCGGCGGCCAACGACACGCCGTACGGCCTGGCGGCCTCGGTCTGGACCCGGGACGTCACCAAGGCGCACCGCACGGCGCGGCAGATCAAGGCCGGCACGGTCTGGATCAACTGCCACAACGCCTTCGACGCGGCGATGCCCTTCGGCGGCTTCAAGCAGTCGGGCTGGGGTCGCGAGCTCGGTGCCTCGGCGATCGACGCCTACACCGAGCAGAAGTCGGTCAACGCGCTGCTGGCGTGA